Genomic DNA from Clostridium sp. BJN0013:
TTTATACTTTTTTGTAGAATAATTACTATAATGTATATTAATATGGATTTATAGTGAGGTGGCTTATGGTTAATATATTGGTATTGGAAGATAATCCAGTTCAAAGAAAAATTTTAGTTGAAACAATAAAACAAATAGACAAGCACTTTATTATTTATGAAGGAGACAGCGAAAAAGAAGGCCTGGAAATTGCAAACAAAAAAGAAATATCATTATTTTATGTAGATATCAGTTTAAAAGGCTCTTCAGGACTAGACTTTGCAAAAAAAGTAAGAACCATAAATGAATATAAGTTAACATGGATTGTGTTTATAACCACCTACGTAAAACATATGCTGGAGGCATTTAAAGAAATTCATTGTTATGACTATATTATAAAACCCTATAAAGAGGAAAAGGTAAGGGAAGTTACCTTAACTCTTCTGGAAAATAAGAAGCGGGAAGATACAAAGCTTATTGATAAAAAAAAGTATATGGTATTTAATGTAAAGGGAATTCTCCTTAAACTTTGTGTTGATGAGATTATTTTTATTGAAGTATATTTGAGAACTTTTATTATACACACTAAAACTGGAAAATATGAGGCAAAAAATACTTCCTTAAAGAAAATAAAAGAACAGATGAAGGATTTCAATTTTATTCAAGTGCATAAATCGTATATTGTCAACTTAAAATTAGTAAAATCCATTGATAGGACTACATGTCCATGGAACATACAATTTGAAAATTATAAAGAGTGTGTACCTATAGGAAATAAATTTAAAGATGATGTACTTAAGAAATTTAAAGATAATTTTAGAGGTGTGCTATGAATAACTATGAACTTTTTTTTAGTTCTTTTACAGAATTAATCAGTATACTTATATTGTTCAATGCCTTCAATAAGAATTCTCAGAATAAGTTTATAAAAAGTTTTATTATTATTTTATTATCGAGTATAGTGGTAGTTATAACCAATTCTTTTACTTCATGGATAGGAACACTCATCAATTTTGCTTTTCTAGTATTTATGCTTATGTTCTTCTATAAAAAAAATATGAGGGATCTGGTGATAGAATATACATTTATAATAGTATTTGTCATGGTAATGGAATTAATTGTAGATAGAATTTTAATAGTATTTGTATTCGGAGAACTTAATAGTGAATTTCTCAATTATATTTTCACTAATACGATAATGATAATTTTATGTATTTTTGTTTATTTTTGGATTACAGATAAAATTATATTTAATATGTATAAAAGAATAGATAAATTGTATTTTTTGTTAATAAACTTAATTATCTATGGCATTATAGCAAAGTTGATCTGGGAAAACAATAAATACATTATACTGAAAAATGTATTTGTTTTTATTATGATACCCATTGTGATGTGCGTTGTAAATTTAATATTCATTATTTATATTCAAAATATTGTAGAACATAAAAAATCTCTCGAAACCTATAATAAATACAATTCTATAATTTTAAATTTAATAGATGAAATAAAAAGTAGGCAGCATGATTTTAAAAATCATTTCACAACTATATATGGAATGGTATTAACTTATGATGAAAAAGAGTTAAAGTATGAACTGAAAAATTATTTGGAATCCCTACAGAAATCTCTTTCAGACACTGAAGAATATATATATATGGGCAGCAAAGTTTTTGTTGCAATAATTTATGTAAAAGTTAGAGAAGCAAAACAAAAAAATATCAATTTTTCTTTTAACATTGAAGATAATACTATAAAATTTCCGTTAAGAGGATATGAACTGTCAGAAGTGTTAAATAATTTGATTGACAATGCCTTTAAAGCTGTAATGGATATGGAACCAGATAAAAAAAATGTATATTTAAAGATAGCGCAAAATGAGAAGAAAAAGTGTATAGAGGTAGGCAATACCAAACCTGAAATGTTTGAAAAAGTTATTACAGATATTTTTCATAAGGGTTTTACTACTAAAAAAGAGGATGGGCATGGATATGGACTGTACAATGTAAAAAAGATAGTACAGAGGTACAAAGGTAAGATTGAAGTTTTAATAGAAGATGAAAATGTAATTTTTAGGATAACGTTCTATTCCATATGAATTTTTATTTAGGGATTATTTGAAATATTTACGATACTATAATTTATACAGAATGTAAATACAAAAAGCATGAAATAGTGTTTTTTAAGCATGAAAAACTATTAATGTTCATTAATATATTTTTTATGCTTATTTATTTAGGTTTCATGCTTTTTGTATTGAATATAAAATATATATCCATATAATCTTAAGTATGGCAATTGTATGTATGATTACAAGACTGTACATATAAATTTTCTAGGTTGCCAAGGTTTTTAAGGGGGAATAAAAAATGTTAAGAAGAAGACTGTCAACACTTTTTTTATGTGCATCCTTGTTACTGTGTAATTTACCTTTTAGTTCATCAGCTTTTGCAAGTCCATCAAATGCAACCACAATGGATATTCAGAACATTACTTTAACAGAAACTGATAAAGCAAGCATACAGCGTACTATTAACGACTTCTTTAATATTGAAAAAGAATCATTAGTAAATGGAAATTTAATTGATAGCAATAAAATTACTCCTAATGAGAAACTGAGAAAATCATATAACGCAAAAAATGAATTTAATATTTTGTGGAACAAAAAATTAAATGAAAAAATAACATCATATAATTTCAATGTTAAATATGACTCTTTCGAATTAAAAGATAATAAATGCACAGTTGATTTAACAAGAGATAGAACTATGACTAGTACTAACTTTCCTAATATTGCTCAACAATCAGCAGGTGAAAAATTTTCATTTGTATTAGAAAAAGAAGATAGCAATTGGTATATTGATAGCTATGCTAATTCAGAAGATGATGGATTTGATAAAGAGGAAGTATCCTTAAAGTCAAATAAATTAGAAGTAACTAATGAGAGATTAGCTAAATGGGAACAGAATCTACAAAATATAGATGAATTAGTATCGGATTTTAAAAATATTACTTTAAATAAAGACAAAGATAAAGACAGCAGTAGTATGAAACCTGCTCAATATTCAGGTTATAATGGTATAGCAGCTTCAGAATATGCTCAAACATGGGCAATGTCATATAATCCTTATTACCAGCATTTTGATGGAAATGGTGGAGATTGTACTAACTTTGCATCTCAAGCTATCCATGCAGGAGGATTACCTTATGGTCTTAGTTGGCAACCTTACACTAATGCATGGATACGGGTAATTACATTAAGGGATTATTTAGTTATTAACAACTATGGTACAGAATTTCCTTATGTACCTTTTGATTATATTGGACAACTAATTCAATTTTCTGATGCAAGTGGATGGGGCCATTCTGGTATTTTGACTTATTATTCTTCAAATGGAGATTACTTATACTGTTGCCATAGTGATTTTAAAAAAAATTGGCCGTTAAGTAGCGTATTTCCAGGGAGATACTCCCAAATCAGGGTTTTTAGGATATATAGTTAAGCTTGAATATGTAATGATTTGTGTA
This window encodes:
- a CDS encoding amidase domain-containing protein; its protein translation is MLRRRLSTLFLCASLLLCNLPFSSSAFASPSNATTMDIQNITLTETDKASIQRTINDFFNIEKESLVNGNLIDSNKITPNEKLRKSYNAKNEFNILWNKKLNEKITSYNFNVKYDSFELKDNKCTVDLTRDRTMTSTNFPNIAQQSAGEKFSFVLEKEDSNWYIDSYANSEDDGFDKEEVSLKSNKLEVTNERLAKWEQNLQNIDELVSDFKNITLNKDKDKDSSSMKPAQYSGYNGIAASEYAQTWAMSYNPYYQHFDGNGGDCTNFASQAIHAGGLPYGLSWQPYTNAWIRVITLRDYLVINNYGTEFPYVPFDYIGQLIQFSDASGWGHSGILTYYSSNGDYLYCCHSDFKKNWPLSSVFPGRYSQIRVFRIYS
- a CDS encoding sensor histidine kinase, coding for MNNYELFFSSFTELISILILFNAFNKNSQNKFIKSFIIILLSSIVVVITNSFTSWIGTLINFAFLVFMLMFFYKKNMRDLVIEYTFIIVFVMVMELIVDRILIVFVFGELNSEFLNYIFTNTIMIILCIFVYFWITDKIIFNMYKRIDKLYFLLINLIIYGIIAKLIWENNKYIILKNVFVFIMIPIVMCVVNLIFIIYIQNIVEHKKSLETYNKYNSIILNLIDEIKSRQHDFKNHFTTIYGMVLTYDEKELKYELKNYLESLQKSLSDTEEYIYMGSKVFVAIIYVKVREAKQKNINFSFNIEDNTIKFPLRGYELSEVLNNLIDNAFKAVMDMEPDKKNVYLKIAQNEKKKCIEVGNTKPEMFEKVITDIFHKGFTTKKEDGHGYGLYNVKKIVQRYKGKIEVLIEDENVIFRITFYSI
- a CDS encoding LytR/AlgR family response regulator transcription factor, whose protein sequence is MVNILVLEDNPVQRKILVETIKQIDKHFIIYEGDSEKEGLEIANKKEISLFYVDISLKGSSGLDFAKKVRTINEYKLTWIVFITTYVKHMLEAFKEIHCYDYIIKPYKEEKVREVTLTLLENKKREDTKLIDKKKYMVFNVKGILLKLCVDEIIFIEVYLRTFIIHTKTGKYEAKNTSLKKIKEQMKDFNFIQVHKSYIVNLKLVKSIDRTTCPWNIQFENYKECVPIGNKFKDDVLKKFKDNFRGVL